The window GGAGGACTTCCGGCCGCTCCTGGCCGAGATCGTGGTGGTCTCCGCCGCGCTGTGCGGCCTCGTCGCCATCGTGCTGCTGCTCCTGGGAGCCGACCCCGGCACGGGGCACGCCGCCGCGGCGACCGCGCTCGCCGGCGTCTTCATGGCCTGGGCGGCGCTCCACCTGATGTACGCGACCCGTTACGCGGACATGTTCTACGGGGAGCCCGGCGGCGGGATCGACTTCCACTCCGAGGAGCCGCCGCGGTTCAGCGACTTCCTCTACTTCAGCTACAACCTCGGCATGACCTACCAGGTGTCCGACAACGACGTCTCCAGCCAGGCGATCCGCGCGGTGGTGCTGCGGCACTGCCTGCTGTCGTACGTGTTCGGCGCGAGCATCCTCGCGACCACGATCAACCTGGTGGCGAGCCTCGTCACGAGCTGAGGGACACCACCGTCGCCGTGGTGGTGCCCTCCGGCGTCCGGTACGTGACGGTGTCGCCCGCGTGGCGCCCCAGCAGCGCCCGCCCCAGGGGGCTGTCGGCGGTCACCAGGTCCAGGTCGGGGGCCTCGGCCAGCTCGCCCACGTGGACGGTGGACTCCGCGCCGTCCGCGAAGCGCACGGTGACGGTGCTGCCCACGCCCACCGCGTCGGCCGGCGGCGGTCCGGCGACGGCGCCCTCGCGCAGCCGCCCCTCGATCGCGCCGATCCGCTCGTCCAGGCGGGCGACGTCGTCGGCCCGCTGCAGCTCGTCGGCCTCGTCCGCCCGGTCGCCCACCGGGTCCTCGGACCGCAGCGTCGCCGCCACCTTCGCGCGGTCGGCGCGCAGCTCCGCGAGTTCCCGCTCCAGGGCGCGCCGGGCTTCGGGGCTGATGGGCTGGGGACCGTCGGTCATGGCTGCTCCCGCGTCACTGGTGGGGCGGAGGGGACATGGCGTTCCCATTACCGCACCACCGGACGGGCCGGGCAAACGGGGCGCGCGCCCGAGGGCCGCCCGCCCCGTCCGGAGTCACGCGGGGGCGGGCCCCGTGGAGGCCCTGATCACCAGCTCCGGGTCGAACAGGAGCTCGCCCGTGGGGACCTCCCGGTTGCTGACCAGGGCCAGCACGCCGCGGCCCCACCTCCAGGGCGAGGCGGTCGGCGGGCTGGCGGACCGTGGTGAGGGCCGGGTCGGTGAACTCGGTGACGGTCGACCCGTCGTAGCCCACCACCGACACGTCGCCGGGCACCGAGAGGCCCAGCCGGCGGATCCCGCGGACCGCGCCCAGCGCCATGAAGTCGCTGGCCGCGACGATCCCGGTGGCGCCCAGGCCGACCAGCGAGGTGGCCGCCGACTGGCCGCCCTCCACGCTGTAGGACTGGCGGACCACCCAGCGCT of the Streptomyces showdoensis genome contains:
- a CDS encoding DUF1345 domain-containing protein; protein product: MTRELLPLAAVPRLVGSAVVGVLVGLLVGVLTRVSLGTLSGIAAGESVFVVTGWAVLWPMDAAATRRNVGREDFRPLLAEIVVVSAALCGLVAIVLLLLGADPGTGHAAAATALAGVFMAWAALHLMYATRYADMFYGEPGGGIDFHSEEPPRFSDFLYFSYNLGMTYQVSDNDVSSQAIRAVVLRHCLLSYVFGASILATTINLVASLVTS
- a CDS encoding GreA/GreB family elongation factor → MTDGPQPISPEARRALERELAELRADRAKVAATLRSEDPVGDRADEADELQRADDVARLDERIGAIEGRLREGAVAGPPPADAVGVGSTVTVRFADGAESTVHVGELAEAPDLDLVTADSPLGRALLGRHAGDTVTYRTPEGTTTATVVSLSS
- a CDS encoding substrate-binding domain-containing protein — translated: MPYVGINGEFADGVPAPVFSTDDALAAELAVDHLHRLGHRRIGMASGPSGNRPADRRVRGFVAAMARRGIDDAERWVVRQSYSVEGGQSAATSLVGLGATGIVAASDFMALGAVRGIRRLGLSVPGDVSVVGYDGSTVTEFTDPALTTVRQPADRLALEVGPRRAGPGQQPGGPHGRAPVRPGAGDQGLHGARPRVTPDGAGGPRARAPFARPVRWCGNGNAMSPPPHQ